The Grus americana isolate bGruAme1 chromosome 24, bGruAme1.mat, whole genome shotgun sequence sequence GGACTTAGCTCTGATCCCCCTCAGAAGCGCTACATGGGTGTGAGGGTAAAGATGCCAGTACGggaattactgagaaaaattcGGCTTTCCAAAGGCCTGGATTCAGCTCGCAGCAAGGTGAGGACTGTTCTTGAGTTTAGAAAGGTTGCTCCCAGAGGCGTAGCATTGTGGTGCACGCGCATCACACGCCCGCTCTGCCAGTGTTCTGGAGAAGTTACACCTacagctgctgcctcttccaTCCACCAAATTAATACTTTTGATGAGGGTGGAGAGTACACCCAATCGTAAAcgggctgagggcctgtgctAGGAACATTTCTAAGACAATGACAGCAGGAACCCACTTGTGCCCTGGATACTACACATCATGCAATCAAGCCAAAGATAGCCCAAGAACCAATAACAATTTTGCTCTAGCAAACCAAGTTTCTGAACAACCTGCAAAAACAGCCCAAGCAGCAGGTAGACCCCCAGATACCTGGTCTGCTGTAAAGACCTTTATAAAGCTGCCATGAATTACCCACTCATGGAAATTTGTTCACCCACAGTCTCTGCTGTGCAAAGTACACAGCGCAGGATGCAACTTACTTTGTTCGTGTTACAATATTTGCCACTGTTTCACCTTCTGTTACGTGAAGCATCTCAATTTGACTTGGGTATTTTTGTCTCCCCAGGAAGCCTCATTAACGAAGATGGTAACCAAAGGTTCCTCAGGAAGAACAGGTTAGAATACTTCTCTCTTGGTAACAGAGCCTCCTTTTCTAGTAGGATCATCACTGCTAGGTACCCAAGGAGCTGGACCGCTTCTCTCCCATGGTCAGCGACCCGTGCTGTTTCCTAGCTCCCCTTCAAGTACAGGAGCAGGCCAGCTGCGCGTCACCACCATGGATATGTTACCTGGGGCAAAGTTTCTGATGAGAATATCTTCTGTGTCTCTCCTCTCTCCAAACGCAGAATagcttatttcttcctttctttccgacagaaaagagaagagttCACCCTTATACAGAGAAGCAGCTTAGACAGGTATGCATAACACCttcagctctgtgctgccagccTCCTCAGGCATGTTTCATATTGTATCACTGAGTGAGAACAGGACACTTCATGTCTGATTTCCCTCCCCCATCTTCCGCCCTCCccatttctgttgctgtttcagAGCAAGCAGAGCATTGAGCAAACGCTAAAAGGCTTAGAGGACCTTGATATCCTAGTGGAGGTACTGCAGGAAGATTTGAACAAAAGCCAGCTGAAGAAGGAGTCTCTGCATTCTGTGCCAGATGGCTGTTGGCAGGGCTTCTCCACAGATCTGCAAGCCTCTCGGGGGGAAACTGGAGGAAGCAAGCAGGCAGCTCTTGGCCTCCAGGAAAGACGCCACAGCTTAACCAAGTTGCGTTCATACTGTTGTTTTAAAGATTTCAACTCAGTATTGCGGGGAGAGGTAGAAACTTCTTTTTACGATGATCAGAACAACATGCAGGAGTCCAGCTCACCAGGAATGTTTTCAAGGACAAGCGAGAAAGAGAGTAGCTGGTGGATACAGGATGCGTGCGCAAGCACCCAGGAAGATTTCCCAAAGCGTTCTTCACAGGACACATCTCCACACTTTAATCCATCAGGAGGCTGTTCAGAGGCGCTTCTGGAAGCTAATACAGGCTCTCCAGACACTGAGGGACGTTTGAAGTCAACCCCAATTTCTTTCACACAGCAGGACCTCTCTGCCATCTCTTTCTTTCAGTTCCAGCTACACAGGGAAGAAAGTTTACTGAGAAATATCCCAGCGGATAAACTGCTTGCACCTGATGAAAATGGCAACAGGTCTCTACTTTTTCTATTGAAATATATTGATTTCTATTTTCTGGGGCATCACTTGTCCCAAGGCTTTGCTCTAACTTCAACTGCTAGTTTTGGGCACACCTGTAGGCTTCCTTGCTCAGTGGAAAGCTCAAACTTGCCTCAGTACACAAAGTTTTAGGCAGATAGTAAAAATAGAAAGGTATTGTACTTGCAGTAGTATTGCCAAACTACGGCTGACATCAGGACAAATTCAAAGTGTTAACAATATTAGAGACTGAGTTGTATATGTAGTTATTCATGAGAAAATTGAAATCAAgcaacaaaaaagtaatttctaaaaaaaaaaaaaagcaaaagatctTTTCCATGGTGTAGACACTCTCAGGACAATTACTTGTATTATTATAGTTGGTAATAAAAATGGATGGGAGGATTACAGCAAAGCATACACATGCCGCTAGTCTCAAGCATAGGCTTCCAAAGAACTAGGAGTGGCTGTTTtattagaaatgaaatgaaagcaaaagttttACTGATCCCATTTTCCCTAAAGTTACATGCTTATAGAGAAAATaactgtttataaaaaaaaaaaaaatagaatctCTTATTAGGTTCCATACAGTTCAGCTGCTTTGGGGAAGCTGGTATCAAATCAGATTGACAGAAAGCATGACATAACCTATAAACTATCCTAGTCTTGGTGGGGAAGGTATTCATTCCTGTTCATATAGGCAATTCTGTTCCTAACATATTTATAACCCACACAGGGAAAGCTAAAGACAGCACTGTCCTCTTCCATAAAGTACCATATTCCATTCAGAATAATGATTTTTCAGTGCAATAATAAAATTTGACTTCACTTTTCAGCAATAATGTAACTGTAACCGACTTACAATAAGCTACCCACTACCATCtttcctgcatatttttttaatacagaaaaaaattctcacacATGAACAAAATTAATCACAATTAGGATATTAAGGCATTTCTACCACCATGTTTATGTAAAATTCGCAAGCTAAAATTTCCAGCAGCCCACTTACCTCTATGAATATCAGATTACATGCTCAAAAGAACATACGAAGGCAGGACTACACACCGAATAAGCTAACACTGAGTTCTACTGAATGGTGAACAATATTAGTTACCGTGTCAAACACTCAccaaaaagagagaacagaaacagcaaTAAATGTCTGATTTATTCGGACATCTTCAAGGATATCATGCTACAAGACAAGgggtaaacaaacaaacaaacaaaatcaatgcctgcattattttttcctccaggagaaaaggaagacatgcccaaatttacaagaaaaaaaaaaaagtatttttcaggatgaaattcaggaaaaagGCTTATACTATTTTGAGTAGTTCAGTGAGACTGAATACACCAGAGAAATTGAGCTCTCCTCCTACAAAGGACTGAATTACAGTTTGGAAATACTTCTTTTCAGTGCAATAGGAGGGTTTCCCTTCTCTGGATTTTTAGGTATCTTACACTCTTTTTCCTGTATTGAAGCATGCTTTgaacaaggaggaggaaatagaGATTGTTAGAAAAAGGAATCATGGAGTAGCtcctggagaggagaggaatggCAAAGTAGCAAGAAGGAAGGACCGAGAAATCCTGGTGGACACAACTAATGCAAGCAAAGCTGCAAAATCAGCAACTCCATTATTAACATAGAgactaaataaattaaattcttaaataTCCCAAGATTTTGGTATTTGCAAACCTTAACATTTCATGCTTTAAAATACCTTCTCGCTGTTCCTTTTGAGTATTTTAACCGCTGTATTATCTCctaattgtttaaaaatgcattctaTTCCAGGCTGCTGCACAAGGCTGTTGCTCAGGGAAGAAGAGCTCTGACTTACGCACTTGCACAGAGATTTGCATCCCTAAATAAGATCGATGAGAAGGATGCAGAGAAACGGGTAGGATTCTAACTTGCCAAGAACAGGGTAATTTTCTATCACACGTAAATGTCTTTCAAACCCCAGTCAAGCACCAAGCATCCTTTTGGACGAGGTGCGGCTACTGTCCTTGCAAAGAGGGGAGAACAGAACAAGGAGGAACTGATCTGCATAGAGCAAGCATCAGCGCAACTGAGAACAGAGCTGAATCCCAACTCCCCACCTTATTCTCTAACAAGCATGCTGctttaaaactggttttgccTTTCACAGCAAGTTTCTCCCGTTCTTCTCTTCTTAGACTGCATTACATCTCGCTGCAGAAAAGAACCAGCATCTGATGGTGAGCGACCTGATATCTCTCGGAGCTAATGTCAATGAACAGGACAGGTTGGGGAAAACTCCGCTCCACCTGTGTGCAGAGAATGGATATTTGAGAGTTTTAGAGGTAAGCCTGTCGTTTACGTTGTACAAAGACACGCGCAAAGGCAGAGCAAAGACAACAAATGTACGttcttgaaggtcccttccaacccaaaccatcctatgattcttttgtttaaaatagacAAGGGTTTTCCATACCTGAAAATTAGCTTTGATCTGATGTGGCTAAAGATGGAGTTAGGGGAGCAGGGGGTATTTTGGCACTGACAAAAATCAGGACTTATCCCAATCTTCttcatttcaggttttgaaaaattgcaaaaaaaatggCGTGTGTGTGGAAGTGAACCTGACTGACCATCATGGTAAGAGGAAAACCTTAAACACATAGAAGCTTAGCGTAGGCTCTAGAAGTGTCAGACTATAGATTTTATCTAGGCCAAAGAATGTTCAATTTCGTGTTTAAAACTAAAAGGCCTAGGAGGAGAGCAAATCAGTTTTAATAGGGCACCCCCTTACGATTAGCAAGGAGTAGGATGATTTACTCCAGCGTGGTGTTCAAGCACTGGATTTGTTAACTTGTCTGTGATCTGTTCAGGTTTAACACCGCTACATGGTGCTGCTCTCGCCCACACTGTCTTAGTTATGGAATCTCAAAAGACTGACATCAATACTGACATGGGAAGGTTTCTCAGACTACGCAAAGATCAAATTCTTGAAGGAATTAACTGCTTGTTACAAATGGGAGGAAAGCCTGAGTTGCAGGTGAGGACCAGCAGCAGGTTGTTTACTGTGGCCTGAAGTTTTCGTATTCTTTTGCAGTCACAGGTTTCACTGTCATTTGCAGGTACTACATTCATGTCAAATTACCACTACCTATTTAAAAATGGAGGAGAACACAGAACTCATGTGTTTGCTTCAGACTTATAAACCTAAGGGACAGAACGTTCTTCAAGAGGTAACTATCCATAGCTACTCTTACACAGGCTCTAGCATTTGTACCCGAGAAACTAAATGCAGTAACGCAAGCTGGACCATCTTGTAAACGCAGCAGATGATGCTCCCAGCCTTGCCCTAGCTTGCACAAATCCCCTTTTCAGCGATAATGCACTGTAGGAGCTCTTCCACGCTTGGTGCCACAACAGCTCTAAGGACTGCTGTCTTTGTTACAATTTAGAGCAGCCCAGTTGCACGCAGGTGCCGCCGGTGCGCTGCTCGCACTGTCCCCAATCCAAACTCCTCATAGCAGCAATGCCTTCTTTTCCAAGGTTTTACAGCACACCAAGCCAGAGGTATCTCAGAAGCAACACCAGGgaaattcttcctctgctgaTAAAGGGATGCTACAGGCCCAAGCGTCACCACTATATTCAGTTACCTTCGGCAGCttcttaaaagagaaagagcCCATTTTCTCTGTCCCTTAGCGCACACATTCAACACCAAAATGACCCAAAACCTGCATTACTGGGCCAAAAGATAACCAGATTATCCAGGGTTGTCAGCACATCTCGCTCAAGTTTTGGTGCGGGAAACAAAACACCAACGCTGGAAAGCAGAAGCTTGAGTGCTTAACAGAGGACTAAGTTTCTAGGGTGAAATTCTGCTCTACTGAAATAACGCAGTATCTGCCATAGATTCCAGTATTCTTGTCCGTGACTATGCAAATAGTCAGTGCTTAAAAGTTACAGCCCTTTTACCTTTTCTAGGGTCTTTTTTGACTCTGTCAGATAAGAGTTCCCGCCAGTGTACGTGTACAGAAACCTATAATATAATAAGATCTCAGTTAGAAACACAGACTTAAAGCTGCATTTCAAGTCATTTGGGAACCTGTCGTCTGAACAGTTGTGCTCTGTAGGAGGTAAaacacagtagaaaaaaattcaatccaGCTCATTACTGACTGAACTGTTAAACATGCCGCCCCCTCCCATCTTATGGCAAGGGGAAGGATCTAGGCTTTGCACGTCAAAACCAGGATAAGTTCTTGACACAAAGTCTGCATCACTGTTAATGCTGGAAATTTACTGTCCTGGTTTCTTCATCTGTACAGAGTTACAGTTTGCTGGATGCTCCAAGGAGAATGCCAGGTCCCTCACCACCAGATAACTTCCCTGAACTTTTTCCCACATCATCTTCAGATCTCTTTGACATCGTTCTTAAAGGTATCTCATGGTAGGAAATTGATTTTGCCTAGTCAGGGTCTTTGTAACTCGACAGCTGTAACGTAGCAGCTAGCTCCAGTACCTTCCCTGCCTTGCCGTGTAACAATTAATCACGTGGAACTGATGGAAAAGATGCCCGGTGACATATAAGAGACTTCAGATTAACTCCAGAGCTCTgcacagaatttcttttgcttgtgAAACTCCTTACTCATACAAAACGAAGTAGAAAGTAGGGAAATAAATATATGGCATTAGAAGGAACACTTAGCATGTAGATTGAGCTGAATATCTGTTGGTTTATTGCCTTGCAGGGAAACGCTGATAGGAGTCATTACCTGCACCTCACAGTCCGTGCgctacagctgctgctgaagaataGACAGAGAACAGACAGTAAAAGTCTTCAAATGTATTATAGCTTGAACTGACTGTTGAAAATATCTCCTCAGTACCCAGAATTGAATAGTAAACTAataaatggggggaaaaaaaccacgcCAGGTTTCAACAGTATTAGGCATTTGGGTTTAGATGCTCCAGAAAATTAATAGCTCTTAATTTTCTCACAAAACTGAGCACTTGTACTTCTGTTTGGAAGTCCATTTGAGTTGTAGGTGTTCTACATTCTGAAACTCtgacaatttttaaatgcaggtgCCTAGTTtgataaaaaaacccttagATTTTAGCCTTTCAGAGCCTAGCCTTGAGGGTATCAGCGTAAGATTAGTCTCTATAGTCTGAACTCAATGTTCAAATGTCCTGAAAATCATAGGCAATATAAGATTTTAAGCATGAGCTATGGGAACTCAGAATCTGATGGGCTATATTTAACACTTTCTCCAGTCTGGCTCTGAATTTGTCCAAGGCTGGAGTTGTCACGCTTTAACACGGTcccattggaaaaaaattcccccaaaataaaacataccCACGCACTGTTACTGAGCATgttttttcaacaaaaaaaaaaaatcaagctctTTATTTGTGCAATCAGAATTTGCCACCAATAATAGAATGTAGGTGAAGTCTGGGACAGAAAGtgttttgaattatttcctttcactgtGGGTGATCTAAGAGAGGACAATATCTTTATAAAATTTAAGTATATAACAACACTTTACAAGGATCCTTTTTTTATACTAAGCAATTATGCAAGTTAGAAGGATAACAAGGAGCTTAAATTATTCTCTGCTGTCAGATATCCAAGTATTCAGAAGAATTCCtataattgtttaaaaaaaaaaaaattctcttcccAGACTTCTTATCCTTTTATTCTAACTTCTGATTGTGAATTAGCTGGTTTCTGTGAAACTTCCCTGTTTGCTACATGTGGAGCAATCTACATTTACATAACCTACAAAATGAGTGATCCAGCAGCTCGCGTACATACCTCCTATTGAAATGAACGGGGGGGGTTTCACGTGTAACCATTGCAGGATCCAGTATTAAGTACTCAGCACGTttggggaatatttttttaatgatccctttgtattttcttcttgtaaaaaAGGTTATTTCCCTCTTATTGGATATCCTTAAGTGTTAAGCTCCAAGAGCTATGTCGTACAACATGAGTTaagttttattgaaaaatgaCAGTGTTTAAGTTAATGCCACTGGGATTTGGGTCATATCCTATGTTTCTTGTGCCCCGAGCGGCTAAATGGtactcttctgtattttctctagTTTGAATGAGACAtgatattttgaaattcttaagtattttattggaaaaaataacctGTTATTCACATGATGAGTTGTATAACACTACAGAATATTCTGTattaacagttttaaactgaaagagggtagatttagattagatataaggaaaaaaaattttcactgaGGGTGGTGAACACAGTTGCCCACAGCTGCAACtgggcacagggtgcccagagaagctgtggctgcccctggctccctggcagggttcaaggccaggctggatggggctttgggcaacctgggctggtggagggtgtccctgcccatggcagggggttgggactaggtgggctttgaggtcccttccaacccaaaccagtctatgattctgttcATCCCCCTGCTTCCATAGGTGTCCCTCATGTTTTAATCACGtgaagtcttttctttttcccttattGTCCCAGGTTTTACttggaaatacaaatattttcctctccgatgacttttctctctcttccctgccaccACTCATTCTTCTttcatgtttgcattttaactCACGTCTGTGCTCACagaattttttattcatttgaaGAGAATTAATGAGAATTTTCTAGGTTACTCAACTTCCATTTGTGTGATTTAAGGATCACACCTAACACCCATTGAAATTAAAGACtccttattttcagtgaaaactgaCCAAGAAATTCTGCACCACATACAGAACCAAGAATGCAGCCGTATGGTAAACAAGTACAGAAGTGCATCAATAagtattttcagtgaagaaaaacgAATTTGCTTACAGGACgtcttaaaaaaaagtgtagaaaACTATCGCATACAATATTAATCAAGTTTTTAGTCACATGAAAACCATTCAGGTGAAACGACAGGAATCTTAAGCTATTAGTATGTATTACCATATACTC is a genomic window containing:
- the LOC129196227 gene encoding NF-kappa-B inhibitor zeta-like isoform X1, with the protein product MEPLQESTASQERYSEEGKIHVCSALNSSEFYTAALFVVMLQTVCISPELLINQNISENEICGYSPDQGSPLPGETASPKSCFQQSPSLPDSGSTEFNVAGPKIYPPPSRKPQEMSAPTDSGLSSDPPQKRYMGVRVKMPVRELLRKIRLSKGLDSARSKEASLTKMVTKGSSGRTEKRRVHPYTEKQLRQSKQSIEQTLKGLEDLDILVEVLQEDLNKSQLKKESLHSVPDGCWQGFSTDLQASRGETGGSKQAALGLQERRHSLTKLRSYCCFKDFNSVLRGEVETSFYDDQNNMQESSSPGMFSRTSEKESSWWIQDACASTQEDFPKRSSQDTSPHFNPSGGCSEALLEANTGSPDTEGRLKSTPISFTQQDLSAISFFQFQLHREESLLRNIPADKLLAPDENGNRLLHKAVAQGRRALTYALAQRFASLNKIDEKDAEKRTALHLAAEKNQHLMVSDLISLGANVNEQDRLGKTPLHLCAENGYLRVLEVLKNCKKNGVCVEVNLTDHHGLTPLHGAALAHTVLVMESQKTDINTDMGRFLRLRKDQILEGINCLLQMGGKPELQVLHSCQITTTYLKMEENTELMCLLQTYKPKGQNVLQESYSLLDAPRRMPGPSPPDNFPELFPTSSSDLFDIVLKGISW
- the LOC129196227 gene encoding NF-kappa-B inhibitor zeta-like isoform X2; translated protein: MKSVAIVQTRDLHCLEKLPVPKAVFNRAHRCQTLDQLNLMLQVPRSTLLLHVNLKRCLLPLEASLTKMVTKGSSGRTEKRRVHPYTEKQLRQSKQSIEQTLKGLEDLDILVEVLQEDLNKSQLKKESLHSVPDGCWQGFSTDLQASRGETGGSKQAALGLQERRHSLTKLRSYCCFKDFNSVLRGEVETSFYDDQNNMQESSSPGMFSRTSEKESSWWIQDACASTQEDFPKRSSQDTSPHFNPSGGCSEALLEANTGSPDTEGRLKSTPISFTQQDLSAISFFQFQLHREESLLRNIPADKLLAPDENGNRLLHKAVAQGRRALTYALAQRFASLNKIDEKDAEKRTALHLAAEKNQHLMVSDLISLGANVNEQDRLGKTPLHLCAENGYLRVLEVLKNCKKNGVCVEVNLTDHHGLTPLHGAALAHTVLVMESQKTDINTDMGRFLRLRKDQILEGINCLLQMGGKPELQVLHSCQITTTYLKMEENTELMCLLQTYKPKGQNVLQESYSLLDAPRRMPGPSPPDNFPELFPTSSSDLFDIVLKGISW